A genome region from Leifsonia sp. Root112D2 includes the following:
- the mscL gene encoding large conductance mechanosensitive channel protein MscL gives MIKGFKEFILRGNVLDLAVAVVIGAAFSTVVTALVEKVFNPLIGALFNANSLATAFPVVIPTSSGGHATLYFGAVIAALINFLIVAVIIYFVFVMPINVFKERAAARKAAGVPEAEDVPATELDLLAEIRDLLARAPEDTTGGKHQG, from the coding sequence ATGATTAAGGGATTCAAGGAATTCATCCTCCGCGGCAATGTGCTCGACCTCGCTGTTGCGGTCGTCATCGGCGCTGCGTTCAGCACGGTGGTGACAGCGCTCGTCGAGAAGGTGTTCAACCCGCTCATCGGCGCTCTCTTCAACGCAAACAGTCTGGCGACGGCATTCCCCGTGGTTATTCCGACCTCGTCGGGCGGCCATGCCACGCTGTACTTCGGCGCGGTCATCGCGGCACTGATCAACTTCCTGATCGTCGCCGTCATCATCTACTTCGTTTTCGTGATGCCGATCAATGTGTTCAAGGAGCGCGCGGCGGCCCGCAAGGCAGCGGGAGTGCCGGAGGCCGAGGATGTGCCGGCCACCGAGCTCGATCTGCTCGCCGAGATCCGCGACCTGCTGGCCCGCGCGCCCGAAGACACCACCGGCGGCAAGCACCAGGGCTAG
- a CDS encoding 5-formyltetrahydrofolate cyclo-ligase, translated as MSEELGNQKRALRAELRERRQNMTSTENAAATAGITRHLIDLATDLSARSISAYLSTPTEPDTRPFLNWANDNGVRTLLPISREDGLLDWTTGDGETEMEGLFGMPEAVGELLGPIAINDVDLILVPAAAVGKDGLRMGWGRGYYDKMLGSMEKCPPVYAILYDAELLDAVPREKHDQPVDGAVTPNGIVQFT; from the coding sequence ATGAGCGAAGAACTCGGCAACCAAAAACGCGCACTCCGCGCGGAGCTTCGCGAACGCCGCCAGAACATGACCAGCACCGAGAACGCCGCGGCCACGGCGGGCATCACCCGGCACCTCATCGACCTCGCCACTGACCTTTCCGCTCGCTCTATCTCCGCCTATCTGTCGACCCCGACGGAACCGGATACCCGCCCTTTTCTCAATTGGGCGAACGACAACGGTGTGCGAACGCTGCTGCCGATCAGCCGCGAAGACGGACTGCTTGACTGGACCACCGGTGACGGCGAAACCGAGATGGAAGGCCTGTTCGGCATGCCCGAGGCCGTTGGAGAGCTGCTCGGCCCCATCGCCATCAACGATGTCGACCTCATCCTCGTGCCCGCCGCCGCCGTCGGCAAAGATGGCCTGCGCATGGGCTGGGGGCGCGGATACTACGACAAGATGCTCGGCAGCATGGAGAAATGCCCCCCGGTGTACGCGATTCTCTACGACGCAGAGCTGCTCGACGCGGTGCCACGAGAGAAGCACGATCAGCCCGTCGACGGCGCCGTCACGCCGAACGGAATCGTGCAATTCACCTGA
- the galU gene encoding UTP--glucose-1-phosphate uridylyltransferase GalU produces the protein MANVVTKAVIPAAGLGTRFLPATKAMPKEMLPVVDKPAIQYVVEEAVDAGLSDVLMITGRNKNALENHFDRATEIEATLERKGDTDRLEKVNYSTDLADMHYVRQGDPKGLGHAVLRAKMHVGNQPFAVLLGDDIIDSRDVLLKRMLEVQAGRNTTVVALLEVDPSQIHMYGAAAVETTDEDDVVRVTGLVEKPDADVAPSNLAIIGRYVLRPEVFEILERTEPGKGGEIQLTDALQEMAGDVEGTGGVYGVIFRGRRYDTGDRLDYIKAIVQLAVDREDLGPGLRPWLKAFASNLDSEKPATDNGH, from the coding sequence ATGGCAAACGTAGTTACCAAGGCCGTCATTCCTGCGGCGGGGCTCGGCACCCGCTTCCTTCCTGCGACGAAGGCAATGCCCAAGGAAATGCTGCCCGTTGTCGACAAACCGGCGATTCAATACGTGGTCGAAGAGGCCGTGGATGCCGGGCTCAGCGACGTTCTGATGATCACTGGGCGCAACAAGAACGCCCTCGAAAACCACTTCGACCGGGCCACCGAGATCGAGGCAACTCTCGAGCGTAAGGGCGACACCGACCGCCTGGAGAAGGTGAACTACTCCACGGATCTCGCCGATATGCACTACGTGCGCCAGGGCGACCCGAAGGGGCTGGGTCACGCGGTGCTGCGCGCGAAGATGCACGTGGGCAACCAGCCGTTCGCGGTGCTTCTCGGTGACGACATCATCGACAGCCGCGACGTGCTGCTGAAGCGCATGCTCGAGGTGCAGGCGGGTCGTAACACGACCGTTGTCGCCCTGCTTGAGGTAGACCCGAGCCAGATTCACATGTATGGGGCCGCGGCCGTTGAGACGACCGATGAAGACGACGTCGTGCGAGTGACGGGACTGGTGGAGAAGCCCGATGCCGACGTCGCACCGTCGAACCTGGCCATCATCGGCCGTTACGTGCTGCGCCCCGAGGTCTTCGAGATTCTCGAGCGCACCGAACCCGGCAAGGGCGGCGAGATTCAGCTGACGGATGCCCTGCAGGAGATGGCGGGAGACGTCGAGGGCACGGGCGGCGTCTACGGCGTCATCTTCCGCGGCCGTCGGTACGACACGGGAGACCGGCTCGACTACATCAAGGCCATCGTGCAGCTTGCCGTGGACCGCGAGGACCTCGGCCCCGGACTGCGCCCCTGGCTGAAGGCATTCGCGTCGAACCTCGATTCCGAGAAGCCCGCGACCGACAACGGTCACTGA
- a CDS encoding GNAT family N-acetyltransferase: MVIPTLSEGPVTLRPVRLRDAKPLEHSLLDNRSWLRKWEATSPYAPTSFDTRASIRSLQANARAGHGLPFIIECDGELGGQLNVSSITYGSLSSATIGYWVAERFAGRGVTPTAVALATDYCFYQLGLHRMEICIRPENQASLRVVEKLGFRYEGLRRRYIHINGDWRDHFCFALVTEELGQGVLRRWLDGNVAPDAATVTSEDRAAAAFPLPVARDR; this comes from the coding sequence ATGGTCATTCCCACTCTGAGCGAGGGGCCGGTCACCTTGCGGCCGGTGCGCCTGCGCGACGCTAAGCCGTTGGAGCATTCCCTGCTCGACAACCGAAGCTGGTTGCGCAAGTGGGAGGCGACCAGCCCGTATGCGCCGACGAGCTTTGATACTCGCGCCAGCATCCGCTCTCTGCAGGCCAATGCGCGTGCGGGTCATGGGCTGCCGTTCATCATTGAATGCGACGGCGAACTCGGCGGGCAGCTGAACGTGTCGTCTATCACCTACGGCTCGCTGTCGTCGGCGACCATCGGCTACTGGGTGGCCGAGCGATTCGCCGGCCGTGGCGTGACACCGACCGCCGTGGCGCTCGCCACCGACTACTGCTTCTACCAGTTGGGCCTGCATCGCATGGAGATCTGCATCAGGCCCGAGAACCAGGCGTCCCTGCGCGTGGTCGAGAAGCTCGGCTTTCGCTATGAGGGCCTGCGCCGTCGCTACATCCACATCAATGGCGACTGGCGCGATCACTTCTGCTTTGCGCTGGTGACCGAAGAACTGGGGCAGGGCGTTCTGCGTCGCTGGCTCGATGGCAATGTTGCACCGGATGCCGCAACCGTCACGAGCGAGGACCGCGCGGCCGCCGCATTCCCGCTTCCCGTCGCACGAGATCGATGA
- a CDS encoding SDR family oxidoreductase, with amino-acid sequence MSFVVTGATGHLGRLAVEALLRRGTAPEQIVAVGRTVQKLDDLAARGVRVAQIDYTRPETLGAAFEGAEALLLVSGSEVGQRVAQHTNVVTAAKAAGVARIVYTSAPHADTSELVLAPEHKVTEQLIRDSGIPFTLLRNNWYTENYVSTLEQARKTGTVVGSAGAGRVASATRADYADAAAVVLTGTGHDNAVYELSGDVAWSFDELAATIATIVGREVSYEAVTPEEHLAILTAAGLDEGTAGFVVALDGNIRDGALAETSGELNGLIGRPTTSLEAGLRAALGA; translated from the coding sequence ATGTCTTTTGTCGTCACCGGAGCCACCGGCCACCTCGGCCGCCTCGCTGTCGAGGCCCTGCTGAGGCGGGGCACCGCGCCCGAGCAGATCGTCGCGGTCGGTCGCACCGTGCAGAAGCTCGATGACCTCGCCGCCCGTGGTGTGCGTGTCGCGCAGATCGATTACACCAGGCCCGAGACTCTCGGTGCGGCATTCGAGGGCGCCGAAGCCCTGCTGCTCGTCTCGGGCAGCGAGGTCGGACAGCGTGTGGCCCAGCACACCAATGTCGTTACCGCTGCGAAGGCGGCCGGGGTAGCACGCATCGTGTACACGAGCGCTCCGCATGCCGACACCTCCGAGCTGGTGCTCGCGCCCGAGCACAAGGTCACCGAGCAGCTCATTCGTGACTCCGGCATCCCCTTCACGCTGTTGCGTAACAACTGGTACACCGAGAACTACGTGTCCACGCTCGAGCAGGCGCGCAAGACCGGCACGGTCGTGGGCAGCGCTGGTGCTGGCCGTGTCGCCAGTGCCACCCGTGCCGACTACGCTGATGCCGCGGCCGTGGTTTTGACAGGAACCGGTCACGACAACGCGGTGTATGAACTTTCCGGCGACGTGGCCTGGAGCTTCGATGAGCTGGCCGCCACCATTGCGACGATCGTCGGCCGCGAGGTGAGCTACGAGGCCGTGACGCCTGAAGAGCATCTCGCGATCCTCACAGCGGCAGGACTGGACGAGGGCACGGCCGGGTTCGTGGTAGCGCTGGATGGCAACATCCGAGACGGGGCGCTCGCCGAGACATCCGGTGAACTGAACGGGCTTATCGGGCGGCCGACCACATCGCTCGAGGCGGGCCTGCGCGCGGCTCTCGGCGCCTGA
- a CDS encoding NADP-dependent oxidoreductase, which produces MKAVRFHETGGPEVLRYEDTERPVPGTGEVRVRVAGSAYNPADGGIRGGFLPFPVTLPHVPGYDVSGTIDALGDGVNGLTVGENVVGFIPMTADGSAAQYVVAPAESLVKAPSSIPLVDAAGVPSVGLTAWQALFEAGDLTAGQRVLINGAGGPVGGYAVQLAKRAGAFVIATASPRSIESVTASGADEIIDHTATTVLDAITEPVDMLLNLAPISPEGFTALVARVRDGGVVVSTTPTVPTPGDEQRQVRAVTIFLHPDADALTQLVALIDSGELTVEIARRVPLSELPAIHRQAEAGEIHGKVVAVPPAA; this is translated from the coding sequence ATGAAGGCAGTACGGTTCCACGAGACAGGCGGTCCAGAGGTTCTCCGCTACGAAGACACCGAGCGGCCCGTTCCGGGCACCGGTGAGGTGCGTGTCAGGGTTGCCGGGTCTGCGTACAACCCGGCAGACGGAGGCATCCGAGGCGGTTTCCTGCCGTTTCCGGTGACGCTCCCCCACGTTCCTGGCTACGACGTTTCCGGCACGATCGACGCGCTCGGTGACGGGGTGAACGGTCTCACCGTCGGCGAGAACGTCGTCGGGTTCATCCCGATGACCGCGGACGGATCGGCGGCACAGTATGTCGTCGCGCCGGCGGAGTCATTGGTGAAGGCCCCATCGAGTATCCCTCTGGTAGATGCCGCCGGGGTGCCCTCTGTCGGGCTCACCGCGTGGCAGGCACTGTTCGAGGCGGGCGACCTCACGGCCGGTCAGCGAGTGCTCATCAACGGCGCCGGCGGCCCCGTAGGCGGGTACGCGGTTCAGCTCGCCAAGCGTGCGGGCGCGTTCGTCATCGCCACCGCGAGCCCGCGAAGCATCGAGAGCGTCACGGCATCCGGCGCGGACGAGATCATCGACCACACGGCGACCACGGTGCTCGATGCAATTACTGAGCCCGTCGACATGCTGCTCAACCTGGCCCCGATCAGCCCCGAGGGGTTCACCGCCCTGGTGGCGCGGGTTCGAGACGGCGGCGTGGTGGTGTCCACGACGCCGACCGTGCCGACGCCCGGCGACGAGCAGCGACAGGTTCGCGCGGTCACGATCTTCCTTCACCCCGACGCGGATGCGCTCACGCAACTCGTCGCCCTGATCGACAGCGGTGAGCTGACCGTCGAGATCGCAAGGCGTGTGCCGCTGAGCGAGCTGCCCGCGATCCATCGGCAGGCCGAAGCAGGCGAGATCCACGGCAAGGTCGTGGCCGTGCCGCCCGCGGCCTGA
- a CDS encoding MarR family winged helix-turn-helix transcriptional regulator, protein MSSSPPPLDATQLGAYFALIETSSLLKHAVEQQLVEVGGLSYVQFQLLATLGDSPTGSCRMTDLADGVVYSRSGLTYQAQVLEKRGLVARSHSADDERSITVTIADEGRAVLGTVFPGHIAVLDELLFAPLSRSDIETLADILTRVRDHMRSTPPRSAAPRRRRKTAAHD, encoded by the coding sequence ATGAGCTCCTCGCCGCCGCCCCTGGATGCCACACAGCTGGGCGCGTACTTCGCCCTCATCGAGACGAGCAGCCTGCTCAAGCACGCCGTCGAGCAGCAACTCGTGGAGGTCGGAGGCCTCAGCTATGTGCAGTTCCAGCTCCTGGCCACCCTGGGTGACTCCCCGACGGGCAGTTGCCGAATGACCGACCTGGCCGACGGTGTCGTCTACAGCCGCAGTGGCCTGACCTACCAGGCCCAGGTGCTGGAGAAGCGCGGGCTCGTGGCCCGTTCGCACTCGGCCGACGACGAGCGCAGCATCACCGTCACCATCGCCGACGAGGGGCGAGCCGTGCTCGGAACCGTCTTCCCCGGTCACATCGCGGTGCTCGACGAGTTGCTGTTCGCACCCCTGTCGCGTTCCGACATCGAGACGCTCGCTGACATCCTCACCCGCGTGCGGGATCACATGCGCAGCACGCCGCCCCGCTCCGCGGCCCCACGCCGTCGCCGCAAAACGGCCGCGCACGACTAG
- a CDS encoding Fpg/Nei family DNA glycosylase — MPELPEVHALVTDLGARLGGRTVDRLEVVSFAALKTFDPPVSALAGRVIATVTRHGKFLDIPVGEVHLIIHLARAGWIRWREGAPVRTGRPGKGPLAARLVLDDGSGLDITEAGTKKSLAIYVVRRPADVPGIARLGPDPLDEAFTEQVFADILVTAGRSQIKGVLRNQSIIAGIGNAYSDEILHAARMSPFKPASMPPDDSSRLYGAMQATLRGAIARADGLAASELKREKKSGLQVHGRAGEACPVCGDTVRQVIFADSSLQYCPTCQTGGKPLADRLLSRLLK, encoded by the coding sequence GTGCCAGAGCTGCCAGAGGTCCACGCGCTCGTGACAGATCTCGGCGCGCGCCTCGGCGGCCGCACCGTCGATCGGCTTGAGGTCGTGTCGTTCGCGGCGCTGAAGACGTTCGATCCGCCCGTCTCCGCCCTGGCCGGCCGGGTCATCGCGACAGTGACGCGCCACGGCAAGTTCCTCGACATTCCCGTCGGCGAAGTGCATCTCATCATTCATCTGGCGCGGGCGGGCTGGATCCGGTGGCGCGAGGGTGCACCGGTGCGCACCGGCCGACCGGGCAAGGGCCCGCTGGCCGCCCGGCTGGTGCTCGACGATGGCTCCGGACTCGACATCACCGAGGCGGGCACCAAGAAGAGCCTCGCCATTTATGTGGTTCGCCGCCCGGCGGACGTGCCGGGCATTGCGCGGCTCGGGCCCGATCCGCTCGACGAGGCATTCACCGAGCAGGTCTTCGCCGACATCCTCGTCACCGCTGGGCGGTCGCAGATCAAGGGCGTGCTGCGCAACCAGTCGATCATCGCCGGCATCGGCAACGCATACTCCGACGAGATTTTGCACGCCGCCCGCATGTCGCCGTTCAAGCCCGCCTCGATGCCCCCGGATGACAGCTCCCGGCTCTACGGAGCGATGCAAGCCACCCTGCGCGGCGCGATAGCGCGCGCGGACGGCCTCGCGGCATCCGAACTCAAACGGGAGAAGAAGAGCGGCCTGCAGGTTCACGGCCGCGCGGGAGAGGCATGCCCGGTCTGCGGCGACACCGTGCGGCAGGTGATCTTCGCCGACTCGAGCCTGCAGTACTGCCCAACCTGCCAGACCGGCGGCAAACCGCTCGCCGATCGCCTGCTGTCACGCCTGCTCAAGTGA
- a CDS encoding MarR family winged helix-turn-helix transcriptional regulator, protein MADSELSAREADAWASYQRMRTQLSGRLGRELARETGLSEADYEILAAVIESPDGSVRSLALRCGLDWEKSRLSHQLRRMTERGLLVREECVEDNRGFIVRASEAGRTVAEAARRHHEAAVRRYVADVLSTQQLDTLAEIASTVLEKIDAEDAQTAR, encoded by the coding sequence ATGGCCGATTCGGAACTCAGCGCACGCGAGGCGGATGCCTGGGCCAGCTATCAGCGCATGCGCACGCAGCTCAGCGGTCGGCTCGGCCGGGAGCTCGCCCGCGAGACCGGGCTCTCCGAGGCCGATTACGAGATTCTCGCAGCGGTCATCGAATCACCGGACGGCTCGGTTCGCTCGCTCGCGTTGCGCTGCGGGCTCGACTGGGAGAAGAGCCGGCTCTCGCACCAACTGCGCCGCATGACCGAACGCGGCCTCCTCGTGCGGGAGGAGTGCGTCGAAGACAACCGCGGTTTCATCGTGCGCGCCTCCGAGGCGGGCCGTACCGTCGCCGAGGCCGCCCGTCGCCACCACGAGGCCGCCGTGCGGCGCTACGTTGCAGATGTTCTGAGCACCCAGCAGCTCGACACCCTCGCCGAGATTGCGAGCACCGTGCTGGAGAAGATCGACGCGGAGGATGCGCAGACCGCGCGCTGA
- a CDS encoding NADPH-dependent F420 reductase — protein MYQPSEERRMTTIGILGAGRVGTAIARAAVGAGYPVNIAASSGAEDIALIVEIMAPGATAMTAADVAASADIVVLAIPLHKYRSLEAELLSDRVVIDAMNYWEPTDGTMRDFADEKRGTSEVVAEHLAHSRVVKSLNHIGYHELEQDALPAGHPRRRALAVASDDADAAQRVMRFIDALGYDVVNAGPLASGRALQPGAVIFGSAHDRAQLIDELNRQPRADVADSPTAVVA, from the coding sequence ATGTATCAACCTAGTGAGGAGCGGCGAATGACCACTATCGGCATTCTGGGAGCGGGACGGGTCGGCACGGCCATCGCGCGTGCAGCGGTGGGCGCGGGCTACCCGGTCAACATTGCCGCGTCGTCGGGTGCGGAAGATATCGCCCTCATCGTCGAGATCATGGCGCCCGGTGCCACGGCGATGACGGCTGCGGATGTCGCTGCATCCGCGGATATCGTCGTGCTCGCGATACCGCTGCATAAGTACCGCAGCCTCGAGGCGGAGCTGCTCAGCGATCGCGTCGTCATCGACGCCATGAACTACTGGGAGCCCACCGACGGCACCATGCGCGATTTCGCCGACGAGAAACGCGGCACGAGCGAGGTCGTGGCCGAGCACCTCGCCCATTCCCGCGTGGTCAAGAGTCTCAACCACATCGGCTACCACGAACTCGAGCAGGATGCGCTGCCCGCCGGGCATCCGCGGCGTCGCGCACTGGCCGTTGCCAGCGATGATGCGGATGCCGCGCAGCGCGTCATGCGGTTCATCGACGCGCTCGGTTACGACGTTGTGAACGCCGGACCGCTCGCATCCGGCCGCGCCCTGCAGCCGGGCGCGGTGATCTTCGGTTCTGCGCACGACCGTGCGCAACTCATCGACGAACTCAATCGGCAGCCGCGGGCGGATGTCGCGGACTCACCGACGGCGGTTGTCGCATGA
- a CDS encoding LLM class flavin-dependent oxidoreductase translates to MSGDQAKADMQIGAYSFGDTQRTSDGGLHTTYGAIRNLFDAIVHADAVGLDYFGVGEHHTPEMPASSPGTVVAAAAAATRQITLGSSVSVLSTDDPVRVFQQFATADAIAPGRIEITAGRGSSTESFPLFGYDLADYDRLYAEKLELLLAINASERVSWSGTVRPALNDAVVVPRPTSGALPIWLGTGGSPQSSARAGSLGLPVVYGVIGGIPARFAPLADLYRRAAAQTGHSGPNIKVAVAGLGFIAPTTREAKERWYPGWHTAFEEIGRIRGFSAPSRAEFDVMAQREGAYFVGSPDDVAARIVELHRRLGHMRHFLQMDLGGLPQEYLLESITLLATEVKPRVTRLLAKK, encoded by the coding sequence ATGAGCGGCGACCAGGCGAAGGCCGACATGCAGATCGGCGCATACAGTTTCGGCGACACCCAGCGCACGAGCGACGGCGGACTGCACACCACCTACGGCGCCATTCGCAACCTGTTCGATGCGATAGTGCACGCCGACGCGGTGGGCCTCGACTATTTCGGGGTGGGGGAGCATCACACGCCCGAGATGCCTGCATCCTCGCCCGGCACCGTCGTCGCGGCCGCCGCCGCGGCCACCCGGCAGATCACGCTCGGCAGCTCGGTGAGCGTGCTCAGCACCGACGACCCCGTGCGGGTCTTCCAGCAGTTCGCGACAGCGGATGCCATTGCTCCCGGTCGCATCGAAATCACCGCCGGCCGCGGCTCGTCCACCGAGTCGTTCCCACTCTTCGGCTACGACCTCGCCGACTACGACCGGCTCTACGCCGAAAAGCTGGAGTTGCTGCTCGCCATCAACGCGAGCGAGCGCGTGAGCTGGTCGGGCACCGTTCGCCCGGCGCTGAACGACGCGGTGGTCGTGCCGCGGCCCACATCCGGTGCGCTGCCGATCTGGCTCGGAACCGGTGGCAGCCCCCAGTCCTCCGCCCGCGCGGGTTCGCTCGGCCTGCCCGTGGTGTACGGCGTCATCGGCGGCATTCCTGCCCGTTTTGCGCCGCTTGCCGACCTGTATCGCCGTGCCGCCGCACAGACCGGCCACAGTGGACCGAACATCAAGGTTGCGGTCGCCGGGCTGGGGTTTATCGCTCCAACGACGCGGGAGGCGAAAGAGCGCTGGTATCCGGGTTGGCACACGGCGTTCGAGGAAATCGGCCGCATCCGTGGCTTTTCGGCTCCGTCTCGAGCCGAGTTCGACGTGATGGCCCAAAGGGAGGGCGCCTACTTCGTGGGGTCTCCCGACGACGTCGCCGCGCGAATCGTCGAGCTGCACAGGCGCCTCGGGCATATGCGTCATTTTCTGCAGATGGATCTCGGTGGACTGCCGCAGGAGTACCTGCTCGAATCGATCACCCTGCTGGCGACCGAGGTGAAGCCGCGCGTCACGCGGCTGCTCGCGAAGAAATAG
- a CDS encoding DUF3054 domain-containing protein: MARTPVSPRRVVWALVLDVVLVLVFAIIGRASHTESLDVVGVLATFWPFLAGLAIGWLASQAWRRPFGIALPGISIWLITVIGGMLFRVISGQGTALAFVIVATVVLGILLVGWRAVAVAITRRRAGS; the protein is encoded by the coding sequence ATGGCCCGCACCCCCGTCTCCCCGCGTCGTGTCGTCTGGGCCCTCGTGCTCGACGTCGTTCTCGTTCTCGTCTTCGCGATCATCGGCCGCGCCAGCCACACAGAGAGCCTCGACGTCGTCGGCGTGCTGGCAACCTTCTGGCCGTTCCTGGCCGGTCTGGCCATTGGCTGGCTCGCCTCGCAGGCCTGGCGTCGCCCGTTCGGCATCGCGCTGCCCGGCATCTCGATCTGGTTGATCACGGTGATAGGCGGCATGCTGTTCCGCGTGATCAGTGGGCAGGGCACCGCCCTCGCGTTCGTGATTGTCGCAACGGTGGTGCTCGGCATCCTGCTGGTCGGATGGCGTGCCGTCGCGGTTGCGATCACCCGGCGGCGTGCTGGCTCCTGA